In one Mucilaginibacter ginsenosidivorax genomic region, the following are encoded:
- a CDS encoding helix-turn-helix transcriptional regulator produces MEARRLLRHSDLDVKEVEYEVVYSTSSHFIKIFKTIKGLTQVRYMQTIFVGL; encoded by the coding sequence CTGGAAGCCAGGCGCTTACTACGTCATTCTGATCTGGATGTGAAGGAGGTCGAGTACGAAGTTGTTTATTCAACCTCCAGCCATTTTATAAAGATCTTTAAAACGATAAAGGGATTAACACAGGTTCGATATATGCAAACTATATTTGTGGGTTTGTAG
- a CDS encoding DUF72 domain-containing protein, which yields MIDWHIGCSGFHYTHWKNTFYPEGLAQRRWFEYYASHFKTLELNVTFYRFPKLSFLQNWYDISPDDFQFSVKAPRAITHFKQFHGTVDMLSDFYGTLKAGLQEKLGPVLFQLPPRLAYQEERLERILSQLDFNYKNVLEFRHASWWNPLVYERLAEAGVTFCGMSHPELPAQLVANTDTVYYRFHGVPNLYSSAYGEEALKKFLVEARSADIKEAWCYFNNDAAVAAIPDAQTLIRFTGSE from the coding sequence ATGATAGACTGGCATATCGGTTGTTCGGGTTTTCATTATACACACTGGAAAAATACTTTTTATCCGGAAGGCTTGGCGCAGCGCCGCTGGTTCGAATATTACGCCAGCCATTTTAAAACGCTGGAACTGAATGTAACCTTTTACAGGTTTCCGAAACTTTCTTTCCTGCAAAATTGGTATGATATATCGCCCGATGATTTTCAGTTTTCCGTCAAAGCACCGCGTGCCATCACCCATTTTAAACAGTTCCATGGCACGGTCGATATGCTGAGCGATTTTTACGGCACCCTCAAGGCGGGTTTACAGGAAAAGCTCGGACCGGTTTTGTTCCAGTTACCGCCCCGCCTGGCATACCAGGAAGAAAGGCTGGAGCGTATCCTTTCCCAACTGGATTTTAACTACAAGAATGTATTGGAATTCCGGCATGCCAGCTGGTGGAACCCGCTTGTCTATGAACGGCTGGCCGAAGCAGGTGTTACCTTTTGCGGAATGAGTCACCCGGAACTGCCTGCGCAACTGGTAGCCAATACGGATACTGTCTATTACCGATTTCACGGCGTACCTAACCTATATAGTTCTGCGTATGGTGAAGAGGCGCTTAAAAAATTTCTTGTGGAGGCGAGGTCTGCTGATATTAAGGAGGCTTGGTGCTATTTCAACAATGATGCAGCGGTTGCCGCGATTCCCGACGCGCAGACGCTTATACGTTTCACTGGTAGTGAATAA
- a CDS encoding YciE/YciF ferroxidase family protein, with protein sequence MPTKTKKKATAAAASRSEEAVSALKELFVDELKDIYWAEKHLATALPKLIKGATSEDLKQTITTHLEETKNQITRLESVFASVGEKAAAKKCLAMEGLLAEATELLSDTDKGTEVRDVAIISAAQKVEHYEIASYGTLRTLAGTLGYSEAQSLLDETLAEEKNADSLLTQVAENYVNEAAAAEVE encoded by the coding sequence ATGCCTACAAAAACAAAGAAAAAAGCGACGGCAGCAGCTGCAAGCCGCTCTGAAGAAGCCGTAAGCGCTTTAAAAGAATTATTCGTTGATGAGTTAAAAGATATTTATTGGGCTGAAAAGCACTTAGCTACCGCCTTACCAAAATTGATCAAAGGAGCAACATCGGAAGACCTGAAGCAAACGATCACCACCCACCTGGAAGAAACCAAAAACCAGATCACCCGTTTGGAAAGCGTGTTTGCCTCAGTGGGCGAAAAAGCGGCGGCCAAAAAATGCCTGGCCATGGAAGGTTTATTAGCTGAGGCGACCGAATTGTTATCAGATACGGATAAAGGAACTGAAGTACGCGACGTAGCCATTATTTCGGCCGCTCAGAAAGTTGAGCATTACGAGATCGCCTCTTATGGTACCCTGCGCACTTTAGCAGGCACTTTAGGTTACAGCGAAGCGCAAAGCTTGCTGGATGAAACCCTGGCAGAAGAAAAAAATGCGGATTCTCTGCTGACGCAGGTAGCAGAGAATTATGTTAATGAAGCCGCTGCTGCGGAGGTTGAATAA
- a CDS encoding DUF421 domain-containing protein — protein METLKLFFGEGKDLNALQMSDRGVVMFLIALLLIRISGRRSFGVRTPLDNIITISLGAVMSRAIVGASDFVPVVVCCFVIVLLHRLFGWLIAHSKAFGRFIEGDKMVLFEKGHFNHEHMEDALVCEEDIMQGVRKSAMTEEMDQIDKVYMERNGEISSIKK, from the coding sequence ATGGAAACATTAAAACTATTTTTTGGCGAAGGTAAAGACCTGAATGCGCTACAGATGAGCGACCGGGGCGTAGTAATGTTCCTCATCGCCCTGCTGTTAATACGGATTTCCGGCCGGCGTTCTTTTGGGGTCAGAACCCCACTGGATAATATCATCACCATATCATTGGGCGCCGTGATGAGTCGGGCAATTGTTGGCGCATCGGACTTTGTGCCGGTCGTGGTTTGCTGTTTCGTAATAGTTTTACTGCACCGCCTGTTTGGCTGGCTTATTGCCCACAGTAAGGCTTTCGGAAGGTTCATCGAAGGAGATAAAATGGTGCTTTTTGAAAAAGGACACTTCAACCACGAGCATATGGAAGATGCGCTGGTATGCGAAGAGGATATCATGCAGGGGGTACGCAAATCAGCTATGACGGAGGAAATGGATCAAATCGATAAAGTTTATATGGAGCGCAACGGCGAAATCAGTTCGATCAAGAAATGA
- a CDS encoding manganese catalase family protein codes for MFHHVKDLQFNARVSRPDPRFANLLLEQFGGENGELAAAMQYFTQAFGAKVPHPDKYDMLMDIATEEFSHLEIVGATIQMLLKGVNGDLKDAAEQSEIMVAMNGKAEKESVIHAALSANPQFPIITGGGPTPRNSQGVPWCASYINSNGDLTVDLHSNLASESRAKLVYEHLMKFTDDPYIHETLSFLMTREVTHYKMFEAALDSIQPNFPPGVLAADPRFLQNTYNLSDGTVRGPWNEGEIKGVGKSFVYIENPIQQARDTEGQTKLPEDFSKELKAKEKTDKEMSAAKSAEVKLFEPKGVAQWSTYKDQPDIES; via the coding sequence ATGTTTCATCACGTAAAAGATTTACAATTCAATGCGCGTGTATCGCGCCCTGACCCCCGGTTTGCTAACTTACTATTGGAGCAATTCGGCGGAGAAAATGGTGAGCTGGCGGCAGCTATGCAATATTTTACCCAGGCGTTCGGTGCAAAAGTGCCGCACCCCGACAAGTATGACATGTTAATGGATATTGCCACCGAAGAATTCAGCCATCTGGAAATTGTCGGCGCTACCATTCAAATGTTATTGAAAGGCGTCAACGGTGATTTGAAGGATGCCGCTGAGCAAAGCGAGATCATGGTCGCCATGAACGGCAAGGCCGAAAAGGAAAGCGTGATTCACGCAGCTCTTTCTGCCAACCCGCAGTTCCCGATCATTACCGGCGGCGGACCGACACCAAGAAATAGCCAGGGCGTACCGTGGTGCGCCTCTTATATCAACAGTAATGGTGACCTGACGGTTGACCTGCACAGTAACCTGGCATCAGAATCACGTGCCAAATTAGTCTACGAGCACTTAATGAAGTTCACCGATGACCCCTATATTCATGAAACCCTTTCTTTCCTGATGACCCGTGAAGTAACGCATTATAAAATGTTTGAAGCTGCATTAGACAGCATTCAGCCAAATTTCCCGCCGGGTGTTTTAGCTGCTGATCCAAGGTTTTTGCAAAACACTTACAACCTTTCGGACGGTACTGTCCGCGGGCCTTGGAACGAAGGCGAGATCAAAGGTGTGGGTAAAAGTTTTGTTTATATCGAGAACCCGATCCAGCAGGCTCGCGACACCGAAGGTCAGACCAAACTGCCGGAAGATTTCTCCAAAGAATTAAAAGCTAAAGAGAAAACTGATAAGGAAATGAGTGCAGCTAAAAGTGCCGAAGTGAAGTTGTTTGAACCTAAAGGCGTGGCGCAATGGAGCACTTACAAAGATCAGCCGGATATTGAATCATAA
- a CDS encoding CinA family protein produces the protein MEQKIADCAKLRAEKNLSIAFVESATAGWLCSEFALTEQSGQVLEGGITCYNADLKKSLLGVPHELIEKYTPESQEVTDELARRLGKLIPADIFVAVTGLTTPGGSETAEKPVGTMFVSALIKGHLFAKRYELKGKCEEIIKQTIIHVAALVVSHV, from the coding sequence ATGGAACAAAAGATCGCCGACTGCGCCAAACTGCGGGCGGAAAAAAATCTAAGCATTGCATTTGTGGAGAGTGCCACTGCTGGCTGGCTTTGCTCAGAGTTTGCTCTGACCGAACAATCCGGGCAGGTTCTGGAGGGCGGTATTACCTGTTATAATGCGGACCTCAAGAAAAGCCTGCTGGGCGTACCGCATGAATTGATCGAGAAATACACGCCCGAATCGCAGGAAGTGACCGATGAACTGGCCCGGCGACTGGGCAAACTTATACCGGCAGATATCTTTGTTGCAGTAACCGGACTGACTACGCCCGGTGGCAGCGAGACTGCTGAAAAGCCTGTGGGCACGATGTTCGTTTCGGCCTTAATCAAAGGTCATTTATTTGCAAAACGTTATGAACTCAAAGGGAAATGCGAGGAGATCATTAAGCAGACGATTATCCATGTGGCAGCGTTAGTGGTCAGCCACGTTTGA
- a CDS encoding DUF3891 family protein encodes MIVNYTESGWEVITQRAHGLLAAQIAQQWKHYIRSNRWTELLLAIAEHDDAQVELERDNLLTPQGGPIDFKMKVFEQRHCTQTIDFALSKSRYIALLCSMHLDFVYGTECIHNVPARKFMQEQKNLQKRWRKELGLTQAEAERDYRLLEWCDALSLLLCQQENQPEARAVEISKGPDNKEHRLIQSADHTLTVEPWPFESSGFEVCFETRLIPQLRFKNAAAFRSAFLEAAVTEKRWTFKRG; translated from the coding sequence ATGATTGTCAATTATACAGAAAGCGGCTGGGAAGTAATCACGCAGCGAGCGCACGGCCTGCTGGCGGCGCAGATAGCGCAGCAGTGGAAACATTATATCAGGTCTAACCGCTGGACAGAACTGCTGCTGGCCATTGCCGAACATGATGACGCACAGGTGGAACTGGAACGCGATAACCTCCTCACACCGCAAGGCGGCCCCATAGATTTTAAAATGAAAGTTTTTGAACAGCGGCACTGTACCCAAACTATAGATTTCGCTTTATCCAAAAGCCGCTACATCGCGTTACTTTGCTCCATGCACCTGGATTTTGTCTATGGTACGGAGTGCATACACAATGTCCCGGCCCGAAAATTCATGCAGGAACAAAAAAATCTTCAAAAGCGCTGGCGAAAAGAATTAGGGCTGACCCAGGCAGAAGCCGAAAGAGATTATCGTTTACTGGAATGGTGCGATGCTTTGTCATTGTTGCTTTGCCAGCAGGAGAACCAGCCGGAAGCACGGGCGGTGGAGATCAGCAAGGGGCCGGATAACAAAGAACACCGCCTCATCCAATCGGCAGATCATACCTTGACGGTCGAGCCCTGGCCTTTTGAAAGTTCCGGTTTCGAGGTATGTTTTGAAACGCGGCTTATCCCGCAGCTGCGCTTTAAAAATGCGGCAGCGTTTCGGTCGGCATTCCTGGAAGCGGCCGTTACCGAAAAACGCTGGACATTCAAACGTGGCTGA